ATTTTGATGGTGTGATTAAAGAGATACATCCTGAACAAGGTAAGGCAAAAATTCTTGTTTCTATGTTTGGGAGAGAAACACCAGTTGAATTAGAGTTTGATCAATTCAAGAAATATTAAATTATGTTCTTAAATAGATAATTTTTTTGAAGAAAGGGGTGTTTTAAATGGCTAAACAGGTTATGACAGTTATCAAATTACAAATTCCTGGAGGACAGGCTAACCCTGCACCACCTGTAGGTCCAGCACTTGGACAGCACGGTGTTAATATTATGGAATTCTGTAAATCTTTTAATGCAAAGACTAAAGAAGATCAAGGAACTTTAATTCCGGTAGAAATTACAGTATATCAGGATCGTTCTTTTGATTTCATTACTAAAACTCCACCAGCTGCTGTATTATTAAAGCAGGCTGCAGGAATTGATACTGCTTCTGGAGAACCTAATGTTAATAAGGTTGCTACAGTAAGCAAAGATGATGTACAAAAGATTGCAGAAACAAAAATGCAGGATTTAAATGCTGGCAGCTTAGAAGCTGCAATGAGCATGATTGAAGGTAC
This portion of the Halanaerobium saccharolyticum subsp. saccharolyticum DSM 6643 genome encodes:
- the rplK gene encoding 50S ribosomal protein L11; translation: MAKQVMTVIKLQIPGGQANPAPPVGPALGQHGVNIMEFCKSFNAKTKEDQGTLIPVEITVYQDRSFDFITKTPPAAVLLKQAAGIDTASGEPNVNKVATVSKDDVQKIAETKMQDLNAGSLEAAMSMIEGTARSMGILVK